AGTCCTACGGCTTCCTCTACGTGGCGTCCGGTCCGCTGGTGCGGTCCAGCTACCGGGCCGCGGAATTCTTCATGAAGGGCCTGATGGAGCGCGAGCGGCTGGAGCGGCTCGGCTGAGTCGCGGTGCTCCGATTCATGGCTTGACCTCACACCCCTGCTTTCTGGAAAGACGACTCCATGGCGATCTTCGAATTCAAGCTCCCCGACCTCGGTGAAGGCGTGATGGAGGGTGAGCTGGTGAAGTGGCACGTGAAGGCGGGCGACTCCATCAAGGAAGACCAGGTGCTCGCCGAGGTGATGACGGACAAGGCCACCGTCACCGTGCCCTCGCCCAAGGCGGGCCGGGTCGTGAAGACGCACGGCAACGAAGGCGACATGGCCAAGGTGCACCAGATCCTGGTCACCCTGGAGGTCGAGGGCGACGTGCCCGTGCAGGCGGGTGGCCATGGTGAGTCCGCGGCGGCGCCCGCGGCCCCGGTGGCGGCGGCCGCCGCGAGTGGCAATGGCTCGGGCGCTCCGGCCTCGGCGTCGAAGGTGCTGGCCACGCCGGTGACGCGGCGGATGGCGCGTGAGCACGGCCTGGACCTGGCGGCGATTCCGGGCACGGGCCCGCAGGGCCGCGTGACGAAGGCGGACGTGGTCGCGGCGCTGGAAGGCGGCGAGAAGAACGTGGTGGCGGCGGCTCCGGCCGCGCAGCAGACCCGGCCCGCGGCGCCTCCGGTCAGCTCGGGTGCCTCCGACGAGCGCATCGCGCTGCGCGGCCTGCGCAAGAAGATCGCGGAGAAGATGGTGCGCTCGAAGTTCACCGCGCCGCACTTCGCGTTCGTGGAGGAAGTGGACGCCACGGACCTGGTGGCGCTGCGTGCCCGGCTGAACGCGCAGCTCGCGGCGGCGGGGGACAGCACCAAGCTCAAC
This genomic window from Myxococcus hansupus contains:
- a CDS encoding dihydrolipoamide acetyltransferase family protein — encoded protein: MAIFEFKLPDLGEGVMEGELVKWHVKAGDSIKEDQVLAEVMTDKATVTVPSPKAGRVVKTHGNEGDMAKVHQILVTLEVEGDVPVQAGGHGESAAAPAAPVAAAAASGNGSGAPASASKVLATPVTRRMAREHGLDLAAIPGTGPQGRVTKADVVAALEGGEKNVVAAAPAAQQTRPAAPPVSSGASDERIALRGLRKKIAEKMVRSKFTAPHFAFVEEVDATDLVALRARLNAQLAAAGDSTKLNYLPFIIKATVAALKKFPHLNANFDEASQELVVRGEYNIGMAAATPDGLTVAVVKNADRLTLGELARETARLGAAARDRKLKMEELTGGTFTISSLGQSGGLFATPIINHPEVGILGVHRLKKRPAVVGDQVVVRDMMNLSLSCDHRVIDGSVAADFTYEIIKYLEKPDLLFLAMA